One Stenotrophomonas oahuensis genomic region harbors:
- the lpxC gene encoding UDP-3-O-acyl-N-acetylglucosamine deacetylase, whose amino-acid sequence MIPQRTLKNTIRATGVGLHSGDKVYMTLRPAPVNHGIVFRRVDLDPVVEVPARADLVTEVTLCTGLTCNNAKIQTVEHLMSALAGLGVDNIIVELSSAELPIMDGSSGPFVFLLQSAGIAEQDAPKRFIRVLKPVEVTEGDKVARFTPYEGYKLGFTIQFDHPMIPAKQSRAEIDFSTAAYTKEISRARTFGFMRDLEYMRERNLGLGGSMDNAIVLDEFRVLNEDGLRYADEFVRHKILDAIGDLYLAGAQVLGAYEGFKSGHALNNKLVRALLADVTAWEWVNAAADPAPVVYGVPAYA is encoded by the coding sequence ATGATTCCGCAACGCACTCTCAAGAACACGATCCGCGCCACCGGCGTTGGCCTGCACAGCGGTGACAAGGTCTACATGACCCTGCGCCCGGCTCCGGTCAACCATGGCATCGTGTTCCGTCGCGTGGACCTGGACCCGGTCGTCGAAGTCCCGGCCCGTGCCGACCTGGTCACCGAAGTGACCCTGTGCACCGGCCTGACCTGCAACAACGCCAAGATCCAGACCGTGGAACACCTGATGTCGGCGCTGGCCGGCCTGGGTGTCGACAACATCATCGTGGAGCTGTCCTCGGCCGAACTGCCGATCATGGACGGTTCCTCCGGTCCGTTCGTGTTCCTGCTGCAGTCCGCCGGCATCGCCGAGCAGGATGCGCCCAAGCGCTTCATCCGCGTGCTCAAGCCGGTGGAAGTCACCGAAGGCGACAAGGTCGCCCGCTTCACCCCGTATGAAGGCTACAAGCTGGGCTTCACCATCCAGTTTGACCACCCGATGATTCCGGCCAAGCAGTCGCGCGCGGAGATCGATTTCTCCACCGCCGCCTATACCAAGGAAATCTCGCGCGCCCGTACCTTCGGTTTCATGCGCGACCTGGAATACATGCGCGAGCGCAATCTGGGCCTGGGCGGTTCGATGGACAACGCCATCGTGCTGGACGAGTTCCGCGTGCTCAACGAAGACGGCCTGCGTTACGCCGACGAATTCGTGCGCCACAAGATTCTTGATGCGATCGGCGATCTTTACCTCGCCGGTGCGCAGGTGCTGGGTGCGTATGAGGGCTTCAAGTCCGGCCATGCGCTCAACAACAAGCTGGTGCGTGCCCTGCTGGCCGACGTCACCGCCTGGGAGTGGGTCAACGCCGCGGCCGATCCGGCCCCGGTGGTGTACGGTGTTCCGGCCTACGCCTGA
- a CDS encoding M23 family metallopeptidase: MAFKKIVIKTREGQAKTPIARLRFYFEDRPRALLGSVLGLGCLIGFGAGLGGSMFNDSRLHAKVAQQELELAQARKDAQTQVNALAARMGELQAQATRLNALGERLTQMGKLEDGEFDFNETPGLGEGEPGPTQDIPASAVNSDLQVLEQRFAASGRQLSVMESLMFDHQVQQDAVPGRMPIRNSYITSGFGGRNDPFGRGRGNHKGIDFHAKVGDPVMAVADGVVSFSGVKGGYGNVVDVDHGNGYVTRYAHNSRLVVKAGDLVRAGQEVAKAGSTGRSTGAHVHFEVWERGNVVNPRKFLGDGGNTPVGRVSRG; this comes from the coding sequence ATGGCATTCAAAAAGATCGTAATCAAAACGCGTGAAGGACAGGCCAAAACGCCCATCGCGCGTCTGCGGTTCTACTTCGAGGACCGCCCCCGTGCCCTGCTTGGCAGCGTGCTCGGGCTGGGCTGCCTGATCGGCTTCGGTGCCGGTCTGGGCGGCAGCATGTTCAATGATTCGCGCCTGCACGCCAAGGTGGCGCAGCAGGAGCTGGAACTGGCACAGGCCCGCAAGGACGCCCAGACCCAGGTCAATGCGCTGGCCGCCCGCATGGGCGAGCTGCAGGCGCAGGCCACCCGGCTCAATGCGCTCGGCGAACGCCTCACCCAGATGGGCAAGCTGGAAGACGGCGAATTCGACTTCAACGAGACCCCCGGCCTCGGTGAAGGTGAACCCGGTCCGACCCAGGACATCCCGGCCAGCGCGGTCAACAGCGACTTACAGGTGCTGGAGCAGCGTTTCGCTGCTTCAGGCCGCCAGTTGTCGGTGATGGAATCGCTGATGTTCGACCACCAGGTGCAGCAGGATGCCGTGCCGGGCCGCATGCCGATCCGCAACAGCTACATCACCTCCGGCTTCGGCGGCCGCAACGACCCGTTCGGTCGCGGTCGCGGCAACCATAAGGGCATCGACTTCCATGCCAAGGTCGGCGACCCGGTCATGGCCGTGGCCGATGGCGTGGTCAGCTTCTCCGGGGTCAAGGGCGGCTACGGCAACGTGGTCGACGTCGACCACGGCAACGGCTATGTGACCCGCTACGCGCACAACTCGCGTCTGGTGGTGAAGGCCGGTGACCTGGTCCGTGCCGGCCAGGAAGTGGCCAAGGCCGGTTCCACCGGTCGTTCCACCGGTGCCCACGTCCACTTTGAAGTGTGGGAGCGTGGCAACGTGGTCAATCCGCGCAAGTTCCTGGGTGATGGCGGCAACACCCCGGTCGGCCGGGTGTCGCGCGGCTGA
- the ftsA gene encoding cell division protein FtsA, which produces MNRKGDKSLIVGLDIGTSKVVALVGEYSPGNPIEVIGIGSHESRGLKRGVVVDIESTVQSIQRAVEEAELMAGCEIRSVYASISGNHVQCKNSPGIVPIRDGEVTWGDLDRVLDAAKAVAIPADQKILHAIPREYVLDDSQEGIRNPVGMTGVRLEVHAHLVVCAQSAAANISKCVQRCGLQVDDLVLSSLASSVAVLTADERELGVVLVDMGAGTTDLAVFVQGAICHTASLPIAGDHVTNDIAHMLRTPTPEAEQIKVRYACALAQLATAEESIQVPSVGDRPPRRMPRHSLAQAVQGRYEEIFEMVQAELRRSGFEELVRAGMVLTGGASKMEGVVELAEEMLQMPVRVGIPQHVTGLGEVVGNPVHATGVGLLLMGSQIEHPRRPSLPTGRAGSLFNKVKTWFRGEF; this is translated from the coding sequence AAGGTGGTGGCGCTGGTGGGCGAGTATTCGCCCGGCAATCCCATCGAGGTGATCGGCATCGGCTCGCACGAGTCGCGCGGACTCAAGCGCGGTGTGGTGGTGGACATCGAATCGACCGTGCAGTCGATCCAGCGCGCGGTCGAAGAGGCCGAGCTGATGGCCGGCTGCGAGATCCGCTCGGTGTACGCATCCATCTCCGGCAACCACGTGCAGTGCAAGAACTCGCCGGGGATCGTGCCGATCCGCGACGGCGAAGTGACCTGGGGCGACCTCGATCGCGTACTGGACGCAGCCAAGGCCGTGGCCATCCCGGCAGACCAGAAAATCCTGCATGCCATCCCGCGCGAATATGTGCTGGATGACTCGCAGGAAGGCATCCGCAACCCGGTCGGCATGACCGGCGTGCGCCTGGAAGTGCACGCCCACCTGGTGGTGTGCGCGCAGTCGGCCGCGGCCAACATCAGCAAGTGCGTGCAGCGCTGCGGCCTGCAGGTGGACGACCTGGTGCTGTCCTCGCTGGCCTCCAGCGTGGCTGTGCTGACCGCCGACGAGCGCGAGCTGGGCGTGGTGCTGGTCGACATGGGCGCGGGCACCACCGACCTGGCGGTGTTCGTGCAGGGCGCGATCTGCCACACGGCGTCGCTGCCGATCGCCGGTGACCACGTCACCAACGACATCGCGCACATGCTGCGCACGCCGACCCCGGAAGCCGAGCAGATCAAGGTGCGCTACGCCTGCGCCCTGGCCCAGCTGGCCACCGCCGAGGAAAGCATCCAGGTGCCCAGCGTCGGCGACCGTCCGCCGCGCCGCATGCCGCGCCATTCGCTGGCGCAGGCGGTGCAGGGGCGCTACGAGGAAATTTTTGAAATGGTCCAGGCCGAGCTGCGTCGCTCCGGCTTCGAGGAACTGGTGCGTGCAGGCATGGTGCTCACCGGCGGTGCCTCGAAGATGGAAGGCGTGGTCGAGCTGGCCGAGGAAATGCTGCAGATGCCGGTTCGCGTCGGTATTCCGCAGCACGTCACCGGACTGGGTGAAGTGGTCGGTAACCCGGTTCATGCCACGGGCGTGGGGCTGCTGCTGATGGGCAGCCAGATTGAACATCCGCGTCGCCCATCGCTGCCGACCGGTCGTGCCGGCAGTCTCTTCAACAAAGTCAAAACCTGGTTCCGCGGCGAATTCTGA
- the secA gene encoding preprotein translocase subunit SecA, whose protein sequence is MINSLLTRVFGSRNERQLRQLNRIVAKINALEPEIEKLSDEQLKAKTREFKQRIADGEALDKVLPEAFAVCREASRRVLGMRHYDVQLIGGMVLHLGKIAEMRTGEGKTLVATLPVYLNALEGKGVHVVTVNDYLARRDAGQMGKLYNWLGLSVGVVYPGMPHGDKREAYNSDITYGTNNEFGFDYLRDNMALSRADRYQRGLHYAIVDEVDSILIDEARTPLIISGPADDSPELYIRVNRVVPSLIRQENEEAEGDFWVDEKGKQVHLSEAGMEHAEQLLVDAGILSAETEGLYAAQNLTVVHHLNAALRAHAIYQRDVDYIVRDGEVVIVDEFTGRTLAGRRWSDGLHQAVEAKEGVPVQRENQTLASITFQNLFRMYKKLSGMTGTADTEAYEFQSIYGLEVVVIPTNRPTVRKDSPDQVFLNRNGKFNAVLADIQECNKNGQPVLVGTTSIETSEMLSEHLRKAGVHHEVLNAKQHDREATIIANAGMPGAVTIATNMAGRGTDIVLGGSLEAQLHALGEDASADDKFKVKNEWQRRHDQVKAAGGLHIVGTERHESRRIDNQLRGRSGRQGDPGSSRFYLSLEDNLMRIFASDWVQKAMRLMGMKEDDVIEDRMVSRQIEKAQRKVEAHNFDIRKNLLDFDDVNNDQRKVIYAQRDELLDAESVKDNVDGIRGDVIFDVVARFVPPNSIDEQWDLPGLQATLASDLGVEMDVVGLVHQHEELDAEAIANKVQEQVDAHFAAKETGVGEETMRALEKHVMLTVLDQSWKEHLARMDYLRQGIYLRGYAQKQPKQEYKKEAFELFSEMLENVKREVVTLLSRVRIRSEEEVAALEAAERQQAEARMLASQFQHQNAGGYGADEEVAEMQAAQGVGQVTRDEPKVGRNDPCPCGSGKKYKHCHGQLT, encoded by the coding sequence ATGATCAACAGCCTGCTTACCCGCGTTTTCGGCAGTCGTAATGAACGACAGCTGCGCCAGCTCAACCGCATCGTCGCCAAGATCAACGCCCTGGAACCGGAGATCGAAAAGCTCTCCGACGAGCAGCTCAAGGCCAAGACCCGCGAGTTCAAGCAGCGCATCGCCGACGGCGAAGCCCTGGACAAGGTCCTGCCGGAGGCCTTCGCGGTCTGCCGCGAAGCCAGCCGCCGCGTGCTGGGCATGCGCCACTATGACGTGCAGCTGATCGGCGGCATGGTGCTGCACCTGGGCAAGATCGCGGAAATGCGCACCGGTGAAGGCAAGACCCTGGTGGCGACCCTGCCGGTGTACCTGAACGCGCTGGAAGGCAAGGGCGTGCACGTGGTCACCGTGAACGACTACCTGGCCCGCCGCGACGCCGGCCAGATGGGCAAGCTGTACAACTGGCTGGGCCTGAGCGTGGGCGTGGTGTACCCGGGCATGCCGCACGGCGACAAGCGCGAGGCCTACAACAGCGACATCACCTACGGCACCAACAACGAATTCGGTTTCGACTACCTGCGCGACAACATGGCGCTGTCGCGTGCCGACCGCTACCAGCGCGGCCTGCACTACGCCATCGTCGACGAAGTCGACTCGATCCTGATCGACGAAGCGCGTACCCCGCTGATCATCTCCGGCCCGGCCGACGATTCCCCGGAGCTGTACATCCGCGTCAACCGCGTGGTGCCCAGCCTGATCCGCCAGGAAAACGAAGAAGCCGAAGGCGATTTCTGGGTCGACGAGAAGGGCAAGCAGGTTCACCTGTCCGAAGCGGGCATGGAGCACGCCGAGCAGCTGCTGGTCGACGCCGGCATCCTCAGCGCGGAAACCGAAGGCCTGTACGCCGCGCAGAACCTGACCGTGGTGCATCACCTCAATGCCGCGCTGCGCGCGCATGCCATCTACCAGCGCGACGTGGACTACATCGTCCGCGACGGTGAGGTGGTGATCGTGGACGAATTCACCGGCCGTACCCTGGCCGGCCGCCGCTGGTCCGATGGCCTGCACCAGGCGGTGGAAGCAAAGGAAGGCGTGCCGGTCCAGCGCGAGAACCAGACCCTGGCCAGCATCACCTTCCAGAACCTGTTCCGCATGTACAAGAAGCTGTCCGGCATGACCGGTACGGCCGACACCGAAGCCTACGAATTCCAGAGCATCTATGGCCTGGAAGTGGTTGTCATTCCGACCAACCGCCCGACCGTCCGCAAGGACTCCCCGGACCAGGTGTTCCTCAACCGCAACGGCAAGTTCAATGCGGTGCTGGCGGACATCCAGGAATGCAACAAGAACGGCCAGCCGGTGCTGGTCGGTACCACTTCGATCGAAACCTCGGAAATGCTGTCCGAGCACCTGCGCAAGGCCGGCGTGCACCACGAAGTGCTGAACGCCAAGCAGCATGATCGCGAAGCGACCATCATCGCCAACGCCGGCATGCCGGGTGCCGTGACCATCGCCACCAACATGGCCGGTCGCGGTACCGACATCGTGCTGGGCGGTTCGCTGGAAGCACAGCTGCACGCGCTGGGCGAAGACGCCAGTGCCGACGACAAGTTCAAGGTCAAGAACGAATGGCAGCGCCGCCACGACCAGGTCAAGGCGGCCGGCGGCCTGCACATCGTGGGCACCGAGCGCCACGAATCGCGCCGTATCGACAACCAGTTGCGCGGCCGTTCGGGCCGTCAGGGTGACCCGGGTTCGTCCCGCTTCTACCTGTCGCTGGAAGACAACCTGATGCGCATCTTTGCCTCGGACTGGGTGCAGAAGGCGATGCGTCTGATGGGCATGAAGGAAGACGATGTGATCGAAGATCGCATGGTCAGCCGTCAGATCGAGAAGGCGCAGCGCAAGGTGGAAGCGCACAACTTCGACATCCGCAAGAACCTGCTGGACTTCGACGACGTCAACAACGACCAGCGCAAGGTGATCTACGCCCAGCGCGACGAACTGCTGGACGCCGAGTCGGTGAAGGACAACGTCGACGGTATCCGCGGCGACGTGATCTTCGACGTGGTGGCGCGTTTCGTGCCGCCGAACTCGATCGACGAACAGTGGGACCTGCCCGGTCTGCAGGCCACTCTGGCGTCTGACCTTGGCGTGGAGATGGACGTGGTTGGCCTGGTGCATCAGCACGAGGAACTGGACGCCGAAGCCATTGCCAACAAGGTGCAGGAACAGGTGGACGCGCACTTCGCGGCGAAGGAAACCGGCGTCGGCGAAGAAACCATGCGCGCGCTGGAGAAGCACGTGATGCTGACCGTGCTGGACCAGAGTTGGAAGGAGCATCTGGCGCGCATGGATTACCTGCGCCAGGGCATCTACCTGCGTGGTTACGCGCAGAAGCAGCCGAAGCAGGAATACAAGAAGGAAGCGTTCGAGCTGTTCTCGGAGATGCTGGAGAACGTGAAGCGCGAAGTGGTCACTCTGCTGTCGCGCGTGCGCATCCGCAGCGAAGAAGAAGTGGCGGCGCTGGAAGCAGCGGAGCGCCAGCAGGCCGAAGCGCGCATGCTGGCCTCGCAGTTCCAGCACCAGAACGCCGGCGGCTACGGTGCCGACGAGGAAGTGGCGGAAATGCAGGCGGCGCAGGGCGTTGGCCAGGTCACCCGCGACGAACCCAAGGTCGGCCGCAACGACCCGTGCCCGTGCGGCAGCGGCAAGAAATACAAGCACTGCCACGGTCAGCTGACCTGA
- the ftsZ gene encoding cell division protein FtsZ codes for MAHFELIEKMAPNAVIKVIGVGGGGGNAVAHMVSTSVDGVEFITANTDSQAIKNCGAKLQLQLGTNVTKGLGAGANPEVGRQAALEDRERIMDALQGADMVFITAGMGGGTGTGAAPVVAQLAKEMGILTVAVVTKPFPFEGRRRMQVALKGIEELSQHCDSLITIPNEKLITVLGRNATMIQAFRAANDVLQGAVQGIADLIVRPGLINVDFADVRTVMSEMGLAMMGTGTARGDDRAQAAAEAAIQNPLLDDVNLAGANGILVNITAGADFTMAEFDEIGRTIDGFASEDATVVVGTVLDPDMQDEVRVTVVATGLNRAVASKTQRPGERAPIKLVRNATTGQPEFGDFDNGGDAVSKAVGGMGLGLRRPSADTVAPSAPAAGPAAAELPNDYLDIPAFLRRQAD; via the coding sequence ATGGCGCACTTCGAATTGATTGAAAAGATGGCACCCAATGCGGTGATCAAGGTGATCGGCGTGGGCGGCGGCGGCGGCAACGCCGTGGCGCACATGGTCAGCACCAGCGTGGACGGCGTGGAATTCATCACCGCCAACACCGACTCGCAGGCCATCAAGAATTGCGGTGCCAAGCTGCAGCTGCAGCTGGGTACCAACGTCACCAAGGGCCTGGGCGCAGGCGCGAACCCGGAAGTGGGTCGCCAGGCCGCCCTGGAAGACCGTGAGCGCATCATGGACGCCCTGCAGGGTGCGGACATGGTGTTCATCACCGCCGGCATGGGCGGCGGCACCGGCACCGGCGCGGCTCCGGTGGTGGCACAGCTGGCCAAGGAAATGGGCATCCTGACCGTGGCCGTGGTCACCAAGCCGTTCCCGTTCGAAGGCCGTCGCCGCATGCAGGTGGCGCTGAAGGGCATCGAGGAACTGAGCCAGCACTGCGACTCGCTGATCACCATTCCGAACGAAAAGCTGATCACCGTACTGGGCCGCAACGCCACCATGATCCAGGCCTTCCGTGCTGCCAACGACGTGCTGCAGGGCGCCGTGCAGGGCATCGCCGACCTGATCGTGCGTCCGGGCCTGATCAACGTCGACTTCGCCGACGTGCGCACCGTCATGTCCGAAATGGGCCTGGCAATGATGGGTACCGGCACCGCCCGCGGCGATGACCGCGCCCAGGCCGCCGCCGAAGCCGCCATCCAGAACCCGCTGCTGGACGACGTGAACCTGGCCGGTGCCAACGGCATCCTGGTCAACATCACCGCCGGTGCCGACTTCACCATGGCCGAGTTCGACGAGATCGGCCGCACCATCGACGGCTTCGCTTCGGAAGACGCCACCGTGGTGGTGGGTACCGTGCTCGACCCGGACATGCAGGACGAAGTGCGCGTGACCGTGGTGGCCACCGGCCTGAACCGTGCCGTTGCCTCCAAGACCCAGCGTCCGGGCGAGCGCGCCCCGATCAAGCTGGTCCGCAACGCCACCACCGGCCAGCCGGAGTTCGGCGACTTCGACAACGGCGGCGACGCCGTGTCCAAGGCCGTCGGCGGCATGGGCCTGGGCCTGCGCCGTCCGAGCGCCGACACCGTGGCTCCGTCGGCTCCGGCCGCCGGCCCGGCCGCGGCCGAGCTGCCCAACGATTACCTGGATATCCCGGCGTTCCTGCGCCGCCAGGCGGACTAA
- a CDS encoding DUF721 domain-containing protein, protein MSEPKSSARSPSAPKPALEAVMEDKTGNPLRRALWLDALDRQLRPHLPPTLATRCRLANVNGEHLVFLVESPVWHAKLRLAERELIDAARSIGLKVTKVTIKTALAPPPRSPAIDNRNGPHAVSAATHQGLRDALACFQDPKGSKS, encoded by the coding sequence ATGTCTGAGCCGAAATCCAGTGCCCGTTCCCCTTCTGCGCCCAAACCGGCGCTGGAAGCGGTCATGGAAGACAAAACCGGCAACCCGCTGCGTCGTGCCCTCTGGCTCGACGCGCTGGACCGTCAGTTGCGCCCCCATTTGCCGCCCACCCTGGCCACCCGTTGCCGGCTGGCGAATGTGAACGGCGAGCACCTCGTTTTTCTCGTCGAGTCCCCGGTCTGGCATGCCAAGCTGCGGCTTGCCGAACGCGAGTTGATCGACGCGGCCCGTTCCATCGGGCTGAAAGTCACCAAGGTGACCATCAAGACTGCGCTTGCCCCTCCTCCACGCTCCCCAGCGATCGACAACAGGAATGGCCCCCACGCAGTTTCAGCCGCCACGCACCAAGGGCTACGCGACGCTTTGGCTTGCTTCCAGGACCCCAAGGGATCGAAGTCCTGA